The proteins below are encoded in one region of Belonocnema kinseyi isolate 2016_QV_RU_SX_M_011 chromosome 1, B_treatae_v1, whole genome shotgun sequence:
- the LOC117180826 gene encoding uncharacterized protein LOC117180826 → MSTKAVHLELVSDLTTEAFIASLKRLFSRREKSRTIHSDNATNFVGANRELDELDNLLISTEHNKKVQQYLAEEKITWYFIPPRSPHFGGIWEAAVKSFKHHLLRSVGDTLLTFEQLETFIIETEAILNSRPISPLSSDPNDLRPLTPGHFLIGGPLTSFSQMDFQDTTSNRLSAWQHAQKLRQHFWARWQKEYLNQLIVFSKWQSTSNHCIKVGTLVLIQEDNLPPLKWSIGRLIDVQPGAYVVIRVVTLRTSTGDYKRCVKRLCPLPIE, encoded by the coding sequence ATGTCAACAAAAGCTGTCCATCTCGAATTGGTCAGCGACTTAACAACAGAGGCTTTCATTGCTAGTTTGAAGCGACTCTTCTCTAGGAGAGAAAAATCCCGGACAATACATTCCGACAACGCGACAAATTTTGTTGGTGCAAATCGTGAGCTTGATGAGCTCGATAATCTGCTTATTTCGACCGAGCATAACAAAAAGGTGCAACAATATCTAGCGGAAGAAAAAATTACATGGTACTTTATCCCTCCCAGATCGCCACATTTCGGTGGCATTTGGGAAGCCGCTGTAAAATCCTTCAAGCACCACCTCTTGAGATCGGTTGGTGACACATTGCTAACATTCGAGCAGTTGGAAACTTTcataattgaaactgaagctATATTAAATTCCCGTCCCATCTCGCCTCTTTCTTCCGATCCTAACGACCTTCGTCCTTTGACCCCAGGTCATTTCCTTATCGGCGGTCCATTGACAAGCTTCTCTCAGATGGACTTTCAGGACACGACTTCCAATCGCTTGTCAGCTTGGCAGCATGCTCAGAAATTGAGACAGCATTTCTGGGCTCGATGGCAGAAAGAATATCTTAATCAATTGATTGTTTTCAGCAAGTGGCAGTCCACCTCCAACCACTGCATCAAGGTTGGAACTTTGGTTCTCATCCAAGAGGACAATCTTCCACCATTAAAATGGTCAATAGGCCGCCTCATCGACGTCCAGCCAGGAGCATATGTAGTAATCAGGGTAGTTACCCTGAGAACGAGCACCGGCGATTACAAACGTTGCGTGAAACGATTGTGCCCTCTTCCAATTGAATAG
- the LOC117180818 gene encoding uncharacterized protein LOC117180818: MRAHEGLKEPIESWDTILVVIVRDKLFPSIREKWEDITSESMKPTMKEMITFLQRRAQFEDASGFQSGNKQSNSSAKNFSSRVRPNNLSQQTYAISTTKHLCPCCAEEQNIFSCKKFENLSPYKRYEVAKKASLCLNCLRKNHHIDQCPSKQCHICNKKHHTLLHFPNQKPNNRSTKASGGNQSTVSNPSSESSCYQAQISFEALLATAIVDLVNKQGKSKNCRVFLDAGSQAHFITEEAAEFLQLVRESVDISVTGLHDSSTKIIHAVTANIKSLFNKFEKSIELLVVPSISKAMPSTPINLALLEIPKNISLDDPDFHRPSSVDLLIGVKLFYKLLCVGQIALKNHPGAILQKTQLGWIIAGEINRFPPSDRNIQCHFSVFANSSDTNLTRFWEIEEISAPKALSSEETACEVHFKYNTQRTPEVENAPEVAFYLPHHAVVKEDSLTTKIRVVFDGSAKTSSGVSLNDTLMVGSKIQDDLFDLLSRFRSHLFVLTADIEKMYSQVLVHPDDTIFQKILFRSTVQEPIKEYTLDTVTYGTACASFLAIRALHQLADDEGTRRPIAAAIVKRDFYVDDLLTGANTHQEAAFLRDDLLKLLKNGGFNLRKWASNDPNLVSEYPENPDSTHMSLDPGAAVKTLGIQWSSREDTLFYSLKTSDSSKKAGVDWDESIPSHIYTSWLEYKNQLPLLSNLKFDRHITVPQAVEIQMHGYCDASEQAYGAFIYLRSIDAQGNIYIQLVCSKSRVAPVTPLTLPRLELCSAVLLARLYAATRQALDIDISKVNLWSDSTIALHWSNIEPHLLKTFVSNRVAKIQKLTQSCHWRHVSSQNNPADLVSRGQTAREFIDSTILGKMVPLGYLMMNNSGPRKKIF, from the exons ATGCGTGCTCACGAAGGTTTAAAAGAGCCCATTGAAAGTTGGGACACGATTTTGGTAGTTATAGTTAGAGACAAATTATTTCCTTCTAttcgagaaaaatgggaagataTCACTAGCGAATCTATGAAGCCCACTATGAAGGAAATGATTACTTTTTTGCAGCGTCGCGCTCAATTCGAAGATGCTTCGGGTTTTCAATCGGGTAACAAACAATCAAATTCGTCGGCCAAAAATTTCTCATCACGCGTTCGTCCTAATAATCTTTCGCAACAAACTTACGCTATTTCAACCACAAAACATTTGTGTCCTTGTTGCGCtgaagaacaaaatattttttcttgtaaaaaattcgaaaacctATCGCCATATAAGAGATACGAAGTCGCGAAAAAGGCTTCTCTTTGTTTGAATTGTTTGCGGAAGAATCATCATATTGATCAATGTCCGTCCAAGCAATgccatatttgtaataaaaaacatcaTACACTCTTGCATTTTCCCAATCAAAAGCCAAATAATAGATCGACCAAGGCATCTGGTGGAAATCAATCTACAGTTTCCAATCCTAGTTCTGAGTCCAGTTGTTATCAAGCACAGATTTCTTTCGAAGCCCTGTTAGCCACTGCCATCGTTGACCTAGTTAACAAGCaaggaaaatcaaaaaattgtcgAGTGTTTTTAGATGCTGGCTCTCAGGCTCATTTTATCACTGAGGAAGCAGCTGAATTTTTACAATTGGTTAGAGAATCTGTCGATATTTCTGTAACAGGTCTTCATGAcagttctacaaaaataattcacGCCGTCACAGCAAATATAAAAtcgttatttaataaatttgaaaaatcgatagAACTTCTCGTCGTTCCTAGTATCTCGAAAGCAATGCCCTCGACCCCTATAAATCTGGCACTTTTAGAAATCCCAAAAAACATTTCCTTGGATGATCCAGATTTTCATAGGCCATCCAGTGTCGATCTTCTCATTGGTGTCAAGCTTTTTTATAAGCTTTTGTGTGTTGGCCAAATAGCATTAAAAAATCATCCCGGCGCAATTCTTCAAAAAACGCAGCTCGGTTGGATTATCGCTGGAGAGATAAATAGATTCCCTCCGTCGGATAGAAATATTCAATGCCACTTTTCGGTTTTCGCAAATTCTTCAGATACTAATCTCACTAGATTCtgggaaatagaagaaatttcagcTCCAAAAGCACTTTCCTCTGAAGAAACGGCATGCGAAgttcatttcaaatataatacCCAAAGAACTCCCGAGG TCGAGAATGCCCCAGAAGTTGCATTTTATCTTCCGCATCACGCTGTAGTGAAGGAAGATAGCCTAACAACAAAAATTCGCGTAGTCTTCGATGGTTCCGCGAAAACATCGTCTGGCGTATCCCTTAATGATACTTTGATGGTTGGTTCCAAGATTCAGGATGATCTTTTTGATTTGCTTAGTCGTTTTCGATCGCACCTTTTCGTTCTCACTgctgatattgaaaaaatgtacagcCAGGTTTTGGTTCATCCTGAtgacactatttttcaaaaaatcttgttTCGTTCCACTGTTCAAGAACCTATCAAGGAATATACTCTTGATACGGTCACTTACGGTACTGCCTGCGCATCCTTCCTCGCTATTCGTGCGCTACATCAATTGGCTGACGATGAAGGTACTCGGCGTCCAATCGCAGCAGCAATagtaaaaagagatttttatgtAGACGATCTCTTAACTGGGGCAAACACGCACCAGGAAGCTGCATTTCTTCGAGATGATCTTCTCAAGCTCTTGAAAAATGGTGGGTTCAATCTTCGAAAATGGGCCTCAAATGACCCAAATCTAGTTTCGGAATACCCAGAAAATCCAGATAGCACTCATATGTCCCTCGATCCTGGCGCAGCCGTCAAAACTCTCGGTATTCAATGGAGCTCCCGAGAAGACACACTTTTTTATTCTCTCAAAACATCAGACTCCAGTAAAAAA GCAGGAGTGGATTGGGATGAATCTATCCCTTCTCATATTTATACTTCGTGGCTAGAATACAAGAATCAATTGCCTCTTTTAAGCAATCTCAAGTTTGACCGGCATATAACCGTGCCTCAAGCTGTCGAAATACAAATGCATGGTTACTGCGATGCAAGTGAACAAGCTTACGGTGCTTTCATTTATTTGCGTTCAATTGATGCTCAGGGTAATATATACATCCAATTAGTTTGCTCAAAATCGAGAGTTGCTCCAGTAACTCCCTTGACTTTACCACGATTAGAATTGTGTTCGGCTGTTCTTCTCGCTCGTCTGTATGCAGCAACTCGGCAAGCGCTCGATATTGATATTAGTAAAGTCAATTTATGGTCGGATTCAACCATAGCTCTTCACTGGTCGAATATAGAACCACATTTATTGAAAACGTTTGTTTCGAATAGAGTAGCTAAAATTCAAAAGCTCACACAATCGTGCCACTGGAGGCACGTGTCATCCCAAAACAATCCTGCTGATCTCGTTTCTCGCGGTCAAACAGCGCGAGAATTTATTGATTCTACTATTCTAGGAAAAATGGTCCCTCTTGGCTATCTCATGATGAACAATTCTGGCCccagaaaaaagattttctga